One genomic window of Branchiostoma lanceolatum isolate klBraLanc5 chromosome 5, klBraLanc5.hap2, whole genome shotgun sequence includes the following:
- the LOC136435271 gene encoding uncharacterized protein, which yields MTYEERLRVLDLPTLVYRRIRGDLINTYKFIHGVYDLESPFDLIEETRTRGHSLRIKRKTSKSNRRAHFFSVRVIPWWNSLPETVVVSPSINCFKERLDRFMRKHKVYFDFRALDNPHKLEMTVT from the coding sequence ATGACGTATGAGGAGAGACTTAGAGTGTTGGACTTACCAACTCTAGTCTACAGACGTATTAGGGGAGACTTGATCAACACATACAAGTTCATCCATGGAGTGTATGACTTGGAAAGCCCTTTCGACTTGATCGAGGAAACTAGAACTAGAGGACACAGCTTACGTATAAAGAGGAAAACATCTAAATCCAACAGAAGAGCACACTTCTTCAGCGTCCGGGTGATCCCCTGGTGGAATAGCCTACCCGAGACAGTAGTGGTTTCTCCCAGCATAAACTGTTTCAAGGAGAGGCTGGACAGGTTCATGCGGAAACACAAGGTGTACTTTGACTTCCGAGCTCTAGACAACCCCCACAAACTGGAGATGACTGTGACATAA